A section of the Humulus lupulus chromosome 2, drHumLupu1.1, whole genome shotgun sequence genome encodes:
- the LOC133815782 gene encoding patatin-like protein 2: MEGSYANIPTSLQTSSTTATCSRNLITVLSIDGGGIRGLIPGISLGFLEKELQKLEKNEDARLADYFDVITGTSTGGLVTAMLTAPNENNRPLFAAKDIKEFYLNECPKIFPQNSCPVFPRFKKLIKALVGPKYDGKHLRKLVKEKLRDTKLSQTLTNVVIPTFDIKELQPTIFSSYEVKNNPSSDLDVFLSDICIATSAAPTYLPAHYFETKDSNGQVIRKFHHIDGGVAANNPTLVAIGEVSKEIIRGSEAFFPMNPLDYARFLVISLGTGSAKAEMKYSAPDAAKWGFLGWLNNGCSTPIIDVFSHASVDMVDLHLSVVFKALNSEEHYLRIQDDTLNDDVSSVDIATKKNLEDLVKVGDELLEKPVSRVNLETGRYEICKQVHETNKEALKRFAKLLWDEKQFRNAIRSANKVITL; the protein is encoded by the exons ATGGAAGGAAGCTATGCCAATATTCCAACAAGTTTGCAGACTTCATCGACCACTGCTACCTGTAGTAGAAATCTAATCACCGTTCTCAGCATTGATGGGGGTGGAATCAGAGGTCTTATCCCTGGAATCAGTCTTGGTTTCTTAGAAAAAGAATTACAG AAACTGGAAAAAAATGAGGATGCAAGACTTGCAGATTATTTTGATGTGATTACTGGAACAAGCACAGGTGGTCTTGTTACTGCCATGTTAACTGCCCCTAATGAAAACAACCGTCCTCTCTTTGCTGCTAAAGATATTAAGGAATTCTATCTCAACGAGTGTCCTAAAATCTTCCCACAAAATAG ttGTCCAGTATTCCCGAGGTTTAAGAAGTTGATCAAAGCTTTAGTAGGACCCAAATACGATGGTAAGCATCTACGTAAACTCGTGAAAGAAAAGCTTCGTGACACAAAGTTGAGCCAGACTTTGACCAATGTTGTTATTCCAACCTTTGACATCAAAGAACTCCAGCCAACTATATTTTCCAGCTACGAG GTTAAGAATAATCCATCCTCAGATCTCGATGTCTTTCTCTCAGACATTTGCATTGCAACTTCAGCTGCTCCAACTTATCTTCCAGCCCATTACTTCGAAACAAAGGATTCTAATGGCCAAGTTATTAGAAAATTTCACCATATTGATGGTGGTGTTGCTGCAAATAATCCG ACTCTAGTGGCAATTGGTGAAGTGTCGAAGGAGATAATACGTGGGAGTGAGGCTTTCTTTCCAATGAATCCATTGGACTATGCTCGATTTCTGGTGATATCTTTAGGAACTGGCTCTGCAAAAGCTGAAATGAAATATAGTGCCCCAGATGCTGCTAAGTGGGGTTTTCTTGGTTGGTTAAACAATGGCTGTTCTACCCCAATTATTGATGTGTTTTCTCATGCAAGTGTTGATATGGTCGATCTTCATCTCTCTGTGGTTTTCAAAGCCTTGAATTCAGAGGAGCACTATCTTCGAATTCAG gaTGATACTCTGAATGATGACGTATCATCAGTTGATATAGCAACGAAGAAGAATTTGGAAGATCTTGTCAAAGTTGGGGACGAATTATTGGAAAAACCAGTTTCTAGGGTTAATTTAGAGACAGGCCGCTATGAGATTTGTAAGCAGGTCCATGAGACTAATAAAGAGGCTCTTAAAAG GTTTGCTAAACTACTTTGGGATGAGAAGCAATTTCGCAATGCAATAAGGTCTGCTAATAAAGTCATTACCCTCTAG